The region TGATCGTCTCACCGTCGAGAACGACCGTCGACGTGTCGTCGGCTGCGGGTTCGACGGTCACATCGACGCCGTCGGTGAGTGTCAAACCGGCTCCTCTCGAACCCGCAGTCGTCGGATCCGACGCCGGATGAGCGCTGAAAAAGCCCGTTATATGCCCCGGGACGAACGCCGTTGCCTCCTCGCGCATTGGCTGGTCTTGCGACTCGGATGATTTAACAGTACAGATTCGTCTCGGAGTACGACTCGCTGGCATCGACCGGTGAACCGTCGCAACCGTTCGCTGACGCGAGCGTCGATTCTGAACTTCCCGAACGGAGGCCAAGACGAAATTCGATACACTGGGTAGTTAAATACATTCACTTCTGAGGGAATATAATGATGCAGATAGCGTTGGAGAACTCAGTTGGCGATGTCAGAGAAAGACACACTACACGGACGATCAACGAACGAATCGACGGCGACGAACCGACGGACGATGCTCAGAGGAACCGGCGCGGCAATCGTCGGAATGACTGGATTAGCAGCGTCCTCGAGTACGGCGAGCGCCGTTTCGACGTTCGATATCGAGGTGCTCGACGTTGGTGGGAGCGTCTTCGGCAGCGGCTCGACGCCATCGATTCCCGTCGGCGACGAAGTGTTCATCTTCGCTCACGGCTGGTTCGGTGACACGACCGTCTCGAGCCAGGCCTCCGACGTTGCAACCTCGATGGCGGATGTCGGCTACGAAGCCGACGAGTACGTCGCCATCGAGTGGGACGCAACTACGATCAACTTCATCGGCGCAGAGAACGAGACCGAGGACGTCGGCGAGACGGTCGCTGAAATGCTCGAGGAGTTTTACGACGACGGCGGCGGTGACGTGCGCTTGGTTGGTCACTCGTTGGGCGGCCGCGTCGTCCTCGAGACGGTCAATCACATTGACGACGGGTACGAAGTCGAAACCGTCGCCCCACTCGGGGCAGCAGCGGACGGCGAAATGGTTTGTGAAGGCGGAGGTGGACTGTT is a window of Natronorubrum sediminis DNA encoding:
- a CDS encoding lipase/acyltransferase domain-containing protein, which gives rise to MSEKDTLHGRSTNESTATNRRTMLRGTGAAIVGMTGLAASSSTASAVSTFDIEVLDVGGSVFGSGSTPSIPVGDEVFIFAHGWFGDTTVSSQASDVATSMADVGYEADEYVAIEWDATTINFIGAENETEDVGETVAEMLEEFYDDGGGDVRLVGHSLGGRVVLETVNHIDDGYEVETVAPLGAAADGEMVCEGGGGLFGDNWYDGIADNAADVRNYHSEDDSTVGAAYGGIGGAALGTDGSGCPDDTADTYTDVDVTDSVGSHMGFLGDEAVGADLAEAAGVDVDDDDGGWGWL